The Parashewanella tropica genome window below encodes:
- a CDS encoding aminopeptidase P N-terminal domain-containing protein, which yields MDSIYKYRREQLLKELPVNSLVVLVGYQQKVRSKNIKYHFRQDNDFFYLTGFNEPNAFALLKKGIGGSVYSLFCQPKDIELETSFGSRAGIDGAIHTYRADQAFCTNEFENQLSLALDQIEHVFLSDESNLFSNKVIPLLNQQRHTAKFDQIKQFRSVQPLAKILHQHRLIKSTAEIESIRKAVAASVDAHCAVMQHCPHAKNESQLAATFMQSIANHGCTEVAYPSIVASADNAMCLHYEDNNSILDENRILLIDAGAEYQMYASDITRSYPISGTFSQAQSQIYNLVLLALDTAIAKVTPGLAWNELYETCMTILAKGLIELGILKGEFNDVMKTEAYKRFTVHKTGHWLGMDVHDVGPYHDDEGNWITLKPNMVFTIEPGIYIPSDVPDIPEQYRGIAVRIEDDILVTESGHENLSSSIPRTVEDIEALMQSGSHISHLPVT from the coding sequence ATGGATTCTATTTATAAATATCGCCGTGAACAATTGCTGAAAGAGCTACCTGTTAATTCTTTAGTGGTGTTGGTCGGTTATCAGCAAAAAGTCAGAAGTAAAAATATTAAGTACCATTTCAGACAAGACAATGATTTTTTCTATCTCACAGGGTTCAATGAACCTAATGCTTTTGCTCTGCTAAAGAAAGGTATTGGAGGGAGTGTTTATTCTCTTTTTTGTCAGCCAAAAGATATAGAGTTAGAAACAAGCTTTGGTTCTCGTGCAGGAATTGATGGTGCTATTCATACATACCGTGCAGATCAAGCATTTTGTACTAACGAGTTTGAAAACCAATTATCACTAGCTCTTGATCAGATTGAGCATGTTTTCCTTTCTGATGAAAGCAACCTTTTTTCGAACAAGGTCATCCCTTTACTAAATCAGCAACGTCATACGGCTAAATTTGATCAAATCAAACAATTCCGAAGTGTACAGCCACTAGCAAAAATTCTTCACCAACATCGACTAATAAAAAGTACTGCCGAAATAGAATCTATACGCAAAGCTGTTGCAGCCTCAGTAGATGCTCATTGTGCTGTTATGCAGCATTGCCCTCATGCAAAGAACGAGTCCCAGCTTGCTGCCACTTTTATGCAGTCTATTGCTAACCACGGTTGTACTGAAGTGGCTTATCCGAGTATTGTCGCCAGTGCTGACAACGCTATGTGCCTTCATTATGAAGACAATAACTCGATACTCGATGAAAATCGCATTCTACTTATTGATGCAGGTGCTGAATATCAAATGTATGCCTCAGATATTACTCGCAGCTATCCTATATCAGGCACCTTTTCTCAGGCGCAAAGTCAAATCTATAACTTAGTTTTATTGGCATTAGATACTGCTATTGCAAAAGTTACTCCAGGTTTAGCTTGGAATGAACTTTACGAAACTTGCATGACTATATTAGCAAAAGGTCTCATTGAATTAGGAATATTAAAAGGTGAATTCAATGATGTAATGAAGACAGAAGCCTATAAGCGTTTTACGGTACATAAAACAGGTCATTGGCTTGGCATGGACGTACATGATGTTGGTCCATATCATGATGATGAAGGCAATTGGATAACACTGAAGCCCAATATGGTATTTACCATTGAACCGGGCATTTATATTCCTTCAGACGTTCCCGACATTCCTGAGCAGTATCGCGGTATAGCGGTAAGAATTGAAGATGATATTTTAGTTACGGAATCTGGTCATGAAAACCTATCATCTTCCATTCCAAGGACAGTTGAAGATATTGAAGCTTTGATGCAGTCAGGATCACATATCAGCCATTTGCCAGTAACTTAA
- a CDS encoding efflux RND transporter permease subunit, whose product MNIAEYSINNKVISWMFALILLIGGVISFTGLGQLEFPEFTIKQALVNTAYPGASPQQVEEEVTLPIEDALQQMDAVKKVKSINSAGLSQIEIEVYDSYDKNKLPQVWDEVRRKVHDVKGQLPKGAYEPQVIDYFGDVFGLLYNLTGDGYTAREMRNYADFLRRELVLVKGVKKVSVVGNTPQQIVIEISQQKLKSLGINQNLLYNAIAKQNVVSNAGSVLMGSQRIRIHPTGEFKDISDLENLLVSPPNSQKLVYLKDIAKVYKDYSETPRVLYHNQGDKALSVGIAFASGVNVVDVGKAVQERIAELKDHQPVGMKLHKIYDQSTVVEKTVTGFVINLAESVAIVIAVLLIFMGVRSGILMGLILLLTILGTFIVMKVMDIQLQIISLGALIIALGMLVDNAIVITEGIIIGLKRGQTRLQAAKGIVSQTQWPLLGATIIAIIAFAPIGLAENAAGEFCRSLFYVLCISLFISWITAMTLTPFFCNLAFKDGVKVEGEDQDPYKGIVFTIYRFVLGKAIHHRTVTIILVVAALFGAVSGFGYIKNVFFPASNTPIFFVDVWLPEGTDIKANEAFISKLEKDLLAKEAKHDDGLVNLTSVIGQGAQRFVLPYAPEKGYASYTQLILEMKDLPQLYAFMPKLEHYLRSNYPEAQFRLKNLENGPSPAAKIEAKFYGDNPEVLRSLAAKAEEVLRKEPTADNVRHNWRNQVRIIRPQIADAQSHELGITKEDIDNALLTHFSGRVIGSFRDTSHIYPVIARGSDEDRRDVDSVSKIQIWSQKTNSYVPLTQVVTEFKSVWENPLIVRQDRKRMISVMADPKIGSGETADSVFRKIRSQVEAIPLPHGYKLEWGGEYETAGDAQAAVFSSIPMGYLMMFLITVLLFNSVRQPLVIWLTVPLSLIGIVAGLLLFDAPFSFMALLGLLSLTGMVIKNGIVLVDQINIELASGKNAYYAVMDSAVSRVRPVLMAALTTMLGMLPLLNDAFFGSMAITIIFGLGFASVLTLIILPVLYTIFFRIKIPE is encoded by the coding sequence ATGAATATCGCTGAATATTCGATTAATAACAAAGTCATCTCATGGATGTTTGCATTAATTTTGCTCATCGGTGGTGTGATTTCATTTACAGGGCTTGGACAGCTTGAGTTTCCTGAGTTCACCATTAAACAAGCATTAGTTAATACGGCTTACCCAGGGGCTTCACCTCAACAAGTTGAAGAAGAAGTCACGCTTCCTATTGAAGACGCACTTCAGCAAATGGATGCCGTGAAGAAAGTAAAATCCATTAACAGTGCTGGTTTGTCACAAATTGAGATTGAAGTTTATGACTCTTATGACAAAAACAAACTTCCGCAAGTTTGGGATGAAGTGAGACGTAAAGTACATGACGTAAAAGGTCAACTCCCTAAAGGGGCTTATGAGCCTCAGGTGATTGACTATTTTGGTGATGTATTTGGTTTGCTTTACAACCTCACGGGTGATGGCTACACCGCACGAGAAATGCGAAATTATGCTGACTTTTTGCGTCGTGAGCTAGTGCTGGTAAAAGGCGTGAAAAAAGTCTCTGTGGTAGGGAATACGCCACAGCAAATAGTGATTGAGATATCACAGCAAAAATTGAAAAGTTTGGGTATAAACCAAAACTTACTTTATAACGCCATCGCTAAGCAAAATGTTGTTTCTAATGCGGGAAGTGTCCTTATGGGCTCTCAGCGTATTAGGATTCATCCAACTGGTGAGTTTAAAGATATTTCAGATCTAGAGAACTTATTGGTTAGTCCGCCTAATAGTCAGAAATTGGTTTACCTAAAAGACATTGCCAAGGTTTATAAGGATTACTCAGAAACACCTCGAGTGCTTTATCACAACCAAGGTGATAAAGCACTGTCAGTTGGTATTGCCTTTGCTTCAGGTGTTAACGTTGTTGATGTGGGAAAAGCGGTTCAGGAAAGAATTGCTGAGCTTAAAGACCATCAACCTGTCGGCATGAAACTGCATAAAATCTATGATCAATCGACTGTAGTTGAAAAGACGGTAACAGGTTTTGTGATTAACCTTGCCGAGTCGGTGGCAATTGTAATTGCCGTTTTGCTTATCTTCATGGGAGTGAGATCAGGCATTCTTATGGGCTTGATTTTGTTGCTGACTATTTTAGGTACTTTCATTGTGATGAAAGTGATGGATATTCAACTGCAAATCATCTCTCTCGGAGCCTTGATTATTGCGCTTGGTATGCTGGTGGACAACGCCATTGTTATTACCGAAGGGATCATTATTGGGCTTAAACGAGGGCAAACGCGCTTACAAGCTGCCAAGGGAATCGTTTCTCAAACACAATGGCCGTTATTGGGGGCGACAATCATTGCAATTATTGCTTTTGCGCCAATTGGTTTAGCTGAAAATGCGGCGGGAGAGTTCTGTCGTTCATTGTTCTATGTGTTGTGTATCTCGCTATTTATTAGTTGGATCACCGCAATGACGCTAACGCCTTTCTTCTGTAATCTTGCATTTAAAGATGGAGTGAAAGTAGAGGGGGAAGACCAAGACCCTTATAAAGGCATTGTATTCACTATTTATCGTTTTGTTTTAGGTAAGGCGATACATCATAGAACTGTAACCATTATATTGGTTGTAGCGGCCTTGTTTGGCGCGGTATCTGGCTTTGGTTATATCAAAAACGTGTTTTTCCCTGCTTCAAACACACCAATATTCTTTGTTGATGTTTGGTTACCAGAGGGAACAGATATTAAAGCCAATGAGGCTTTCATTTCTAAATTAGAAAAAGATCTTCTCGCCAAAGAAGCCAAGCACGATGACGGTTTAGTTAATTTAACTTCTGTTATCGGCCAAGGTGCGCAACGTTTCGTGCTTCCCTATGCGCCTGAAAAGGGATACGCCTCATACACGCAGTTAATTCTTGAGATGAAAGATTTACCTCAGCTTTATGCGTTTATGCCAAAACTGGAGCACTATTTAAGATCCAACTACCCTGAAGCTCAATTTAGGTTAAAAAATCTTGAGAACGGTCCGTCGCCAGCAGCAAAAATTGAAGCTAAGTTTTATGGTGATAACCCTGAAGTTCTTCGCTCACTAGCAGCCAAAGCTGAAGAAGTGCTTCGTAAAGAGCCGACAGCTGATAATGTAAGACATAATTGGCGTAATCAGGTTCGTATCATTCGTCCTCAAATTGCAGATGCTCAATCGCATGAACTGGGGATAACCAAAGAAGATATTGATAATGCTTTACTGACTCATTTTAGTGGTCGAGTGATTGGCAGCTTTAGAGATACTAGCCATATCTATCCAGTTATTGCTCGTGGTTCGGATGAAGACAGACGTGACGTTGATAGCGTTTCTAAAATTCAAATTTGGAGTCAAAAGACCAACAGTTATGTGCCATTGACTCAAGTTGTCACCGAGTTTAAATCTGTATGGGAAAACCCGCTGATTGTTCGTCAAGATCGAAAACGCATGATATCGGTAATGGCCGATCCAAAAATTGGTTCAGGTGAAACCGCTGATTCTGTTTTCCGTAAAATCCGCAGCCAAGTTGAGGCTATCCCTTTACCTCATGGCTACAAGCTAGAGTGGGGAGGTGAATACGAAACAGCAGGAGATGCTCAGGCAGCGGTATTTAGCTCAATTCCAATGGGTTATTTAATGATGTTTTTAATAACAGTATTGCTGTTTAACTCAGTTAGACAACCATTGGTGATTTGGTTAACCGTTCCACTGTCATTAATTGGTATTGTAGCCGGTCTACTATTATTCGATGCCCCATTTAGTTTCATGGCCTTACTTGGGTTATTAAGTTTGACGGGGATGGTGATCAAAAATGGCATTGTACTTGTCGATCAAATTAACATCGAATTGGCGAGTGGCAAGAATGCTTACTATGCTGTAATGGACTCTGCAGTAAGCCGTGTACGACCAGTTCTTATGGCTGCACTTACGACCATGCTAGGAATGTTGCCATTACTGAATGATGCATTCTTCGGTTCAATGGCGATTACCATCATATTTGGCTTAGGGTTTGCGTCAGTTTTGACGCTGATTATCTTGCCTGTCTTATATACGATATTTTTCAGGATCAAAATTCCTGAATAA
- a CDS encoding GNAT family N-acetyltransferase — protein MDCSIAQATLTELDNVAKLFDEYRQFYHQSSDINSAKEFIKKRIADDSSVILYASDSNGIELGFAQLYPSFSSVGMKPIYILNDLYVSQHARCVGVGGELIEHCMKFAVKQGVNKLTLATHQENMLAQKLYRKYGFVQEQEFLSFHLVI, from the coding sequence ATGGACTGTTCGATTGCTCAAGCGACACTAACGGAACTAGATAATGTAGCTAAGCTTTTTGACGAGTATCGACAGTTCTATCATCAATCCAGTGATATCAATTCAGCAAAAGAGTTTATTAAGAAAAGGATCGCTGACGACAGTTCGGTGATCCTTTATGCTTCTGATAGCAACGGAATAGAGCTTGGATTTGCACAACTTTATCCTAGCTTTTCATCTGTTGGAATGAAGCCTATTTATATACTTAATGACCTTTATGTCAGTCAACATGCACGTTGCGTAGGAGTCGGTGGGGAACTTATAGAGCACTGCATGAAATTTGCTGTGAAGCAGGGCGTCAACAAATTAACCTTAGCGACACATCAAGAAAATATGCTTGCTCAGAAATTGTATCGCAAGTATGGCTTTGTTCAGGAACAAGAGTTTTTATCCTTTCACCTTGTGATATGA